The genomic interval TTCACACCCGGCGCGCCCTTTTTGTCCATCACGCCCACCACCAGGGCCTGCTGGAACTGGTGGTCCGCCGCGCGCATGCTGCCGCCCTGGCCCGAAAGCTGCACGTTCGCACTCTCCATCTGGCGCGCCACGGCCACGGCGTCGGTGCTGCCCGCGCGCTCGATGGACTGGGCCAGCGCCTCCACCATGAGCTGCATGCGCATGTGCACATAGTCATCCTGCGGCTTGGGGAATCGGGTGCGGAAGGACTGGTAGAACGCCTCGCTCTGCGCGCCCGGCACATTGGGCAGCCAGTCGGCCACGGCCACCACCTTGCCGATGCCCGCGTCGCCGATGGCGGCGGGCGCTCCAAGTGCATTGCCGTAGAAGGTGTAGAAGCTGCCCTCGTAACCCACCTCCCTTGCGGCCTTCACCAGCAAGGTGAGGTCATTGCCCCAGTTGCCCGTAACCACCGCCTGCGCGCCGCTGGTCTTGATCTTGACGGCGTAGGGCGCGAAGTCCTTCACGCGGCCCACGGGGTGCAGCTCGTCGCCCACCACCGCCACGTCGGGGCGCTGCGCGGCCAGTTGCTTCTTGGCCTCGCGCAGCACCGCCTGGCCAAAGCTGTAGTCCTGGCCGATGAGGTACACGCTCTTGAGGCCCAAGTCCTCGCGCATCACTTCCATCAGCGCAGCCATGCGCATGTCGGCATGGGCGTCAAAGCGGAAGTGCCAGAAGCTGCACTTTTCGTTGGTGAGGATCGGGTCCACCGCCGAGTAGTTGAGGAAGATCACGCGCTTGCTCGGCTCGCGCTCGTTGTGCTTGTTGATCGCCTCGATCAGCACCGCCGCCGTGGCCGACGAGTTGCCCTGCAGGATCACTTGGGCGCCATCGTCGATGGCGGCCCGCAGCGCCGACAGCGCCTCTTCGTTCTGGCCCTTGCTGTCGTAGCGTTCCAGCGCCAGCGGGCGGGGGCCGCCCACTGCGGCGGGCAACTGCACGCCGCCGCGCGCGTTCACCCGCTCCAGGGCCCAGTAGATGTTGCGGTACACGGCCTCGCCCGTGTTGGCAAAGGCCCCCGAGAGGCTTTCGATGAGTGCCACCTTCACCGGCTTGGCCGGGGCCACCGCCGCGGCGGTCTGCGCCCAGCTGGCGGAGGCGGGTGCCAGTGCACTGCCGAGCGCGATGGCCAGCGCGAAAGCGGATTGACGTAATGCCGTTGCGCCTTTTTTCAAGCCCACGGAGCGCAATTTATTCATGCCATTTTTCCCTTGAAATGCGGCGTGGCCGCACACACCTCCTTGGCATGCGGCGACCACGTCGAGAGCCGCGCAGTGTATAGGAGTACCCCATGATCTTCGCCCCCGTGATCCGCCGCGCCGCCTACGCCCAGGCACCCCGTCCTGCCGATCTGGCACTGCAGCGCTTTTTGCTGGGAACGGTGGCCGAATCCGCAGCATCCCGCTCCGCGGGCTGCACGGTCACGCAGGATGACAAGGCCACCACGCTGCAACTGGACGTGCCGGGCCTGACCCGCGAGCAGCTGCAGATCCGCATCGAAGGCAATGTCGTGCGCCTGCACAGCGTGGAAGGCGCCCCCCGCCGCGTACAGCGTGCGTGGGAGCTGGCCAGCGACATCGATGCGGCCCAAAGCACCGCCAAACTTGAAAACGGCGTGCTGACCCTCTCGCTGGCCAAACTGGCCCCCGAGGACAAGTCGGTACAGCTGCTGGTGCAGTAAGTCAGATTCTTTTTTACACAAAGGCAAGGCCCGCTGGGAGTAGCGACTCCCGGCGGGCTTTTTGCCATGCGGCGGCGCCCGGCGTCCGATAAGATCGCCCCGCGCCGCCCCTGGAGGGCCTCCTCACCCCCCAAACTCCGATCACTGCGTGCCGCCCCCGGCATCTGCAAGGCCCCGAGATACTGCGATGGCTTCCCTCGAAAACCTGTCTGCAGCCCATGCCACCTTGCTGGTCGGCATATTGCTGGAGCTTTTTGTGGCTCTGGGGTGGTTGCTGGTGGCGGCGCTGCTGGCCCCCGCGCGCCGCGCCGCGGTGCAGTGGGCCGGCTTTGCCTTCCTGCAGGGCCTTGCGTTTGTGGTGTACCTCAACATGGGCCGCTGGCCGGACATCCATGGCCACGCGGTGAGCAACCTGCTGCTGGTGGCTGCACTGTTGCTGCAGGTGCGGGGCTTGCAGGTGATCACCGGCAAACCGCCAGCCGAACACGCGCTGCTTGCGCTGCTGGTCTTCGGCGCTCTGATCCAATGGGTGTGGATTTCGCACGAACATTCTGCGTGGCGCATGGCCGCCACCAGCTTGCTGGCCAGCGGCCTGTGCGGCTTTGCTGCCGTTGCCATGCTGCAGTGCATACGGCACGAAAGCGCACATGCGCCGCGCGTGCTGGGCGCTTTCCTCTGCGCCCCCTCAGCCATCGCCAGCGGCTTGCTGGTGATCCGCGCAATCTTCGTGCTGCAGCATCCTGAACGGGTGATCCGCGAAGACAGCCTCAACCAGTCGCTGGGCGTACTGGGCTCCATGGGGTGGCTGTTCTTTTCGGTTGGCATGTCCCTGGCCCTGGCGGGCGTCGTGCTGTACAAGCTCCAGCGCAAGTTGAGCCAGGCGGCCACGCACGACGCCCTTACCGGCCTGCCCAACCGCCGCGCGGCCGACGATTTCATGGCGCACGAAGCCCTGCTCGCACAACGCCGGGGCGCACCGTTGTCGGCATTGATGGTGGACATCGACTTCTTCAAACGGGTGAACGACCAGCACGGCCATGCGGCGGGCGACCATGTGCTGCAAACACTGGCACAGCTGCTGAAGCGTCGCGCCCGGGCGAGCGATCTGGTGGCCCGCTGGGGTGGCGAAGAGTTTCTGGTGCTCCTGCCCGACACCTCGCCAGAGGGTGCGCAGCAAGTGGGCGAACAGCTGCGCCTGGCAGTGCAGGAGGCCCCCTTTCGGTGGCAGGACACGGCGATTCCCGTGACCGTGAGCATCGGGGCCGCCACCTGGAGCAGCGGCCCTTTCCATGCCAATGCGCTCATCGCCAGCGCTGACGGTGCCCTCTACCAGGCCAAGAGCAATGGCCGCAACCGCGTGTGCGTGGCTGCGCCGGCAGCGGCTTCGATCCACGGGTAAGCAACGCCAAATATCTGCTGAAAATGGCCTCCAGCGCTTACCCATAAAGCGCTGATAGCTATTATTTTTGCAGCATCTGATTCACATGGCCTGCAGCGGGGCAGCTGCAGCAATTTTTCACACTTTCGCCCTGTGGGCCGGCGGCGCGCGGTGGCGCCTGGGCGGGGGTATCAGCTACGCTCACACCCCTTGCAGGCAAGAGCAACACACAATGAAAACGATATCTTGGAGGAACACCCCGGCGCGCATGGCCACGCTGCTGTGGGGCGGATTGCTGCTGGCCACCCCGGCGCAGGCATTGCAGATCGTCAGCTTCAGCCCCCAGGGCGAAGTGGCACGGGTGCGGCAGATGGTGGCCAAGTTCGATGCCGCAGCGGTCAACTTTGGTGACCCCAAGGCGCCCGCGCCCTTCACCCTGAGCTGCAGCGACGCCGAGGCCACCAAGGGCACAGCCCGGTGGACGGGCGAGCGCGAATGGGTGTTTGACTTCGAGCGTGACCTGCCGCCCGGCGTGCGCTGCACCGCCACGGCCAGGCCAGGGTTCAAATCGGCCTCTGGCGCCGATCTGACGGGCGCCAAGAGCTATCAGTTCAATAGCGGCGGCCCGTTTGTGCAACACATCCGCCCGGGCACCTACCAGGCCATCGACGAGGAGCAGTTCTTTGTGCTGCAGCTCAATGGCCCGGCCACGCTGGCCAGCGTGCAGGCCAATGTGTGGTGCACGGCCGATGGCGTTGGCGAGCGCATCCCCGTGCGCCTGATCGACGGCACCGAGCGGACCGACGTGCTCAAGGCACTGGGCCTCGACAAGCGGGCGGCGCAAAGCCCCCTGCAGTACCTCACGGTGGCCTGCAACCGCAGGCTGACCTCGGGCTCGCGCATGCAGCTGGTGTATGGCAAGGGCGTCGCCACGCCCAGCGGCGTGCCCAACGCCATCGACAAACGCTACGACTACCAGGTGCGCGAGCCGTTTGCCGCCGAGTTCAGCTGCGAGCGCGAGAACGCCCAGGCCGCGTGCTGGCCCATCCTGCCGATGACGCTGTCGTTCAACGCCCCGGTGCCGCGCACGCTGGCCGAGGGCATACGCCTCAAGTCCGCCAAGGAAACGCTGAAACCCCGCCTGGACGGCGACACCCCCGGCCGCAAGGTGGACCCGGATGCGCTGTTGAGCAGCGTGCAGTTCGGCCCCGGCCTGGCCGAGAACACGGCGTTCAGCATCGAGCTGCCCAAGGACTTCCAGGACGCCTCGGGCCGCAAGCTGCGCAACGCCGACAACTTCCCGCTGAAAGTGTCCACAGGCGGCACGCCGCCGCTGGCCAAGTTTGCCGCCGCGCCCTTCGGCATCGTCGAGCGGTTTGCCGAAGGCCCGGCCGCCGACAAGCCACCCGCGCTGCTGCCCGTCACGCTGCGCAATGTGGAAGCCGCGCTGCGCGTGCAGGGCCTGCAGCCGGGCGCTGCGCCCGCTGGCAAGGTCAGCACGCTCAAGCCCCGCACCGACGCCGACATCATTGCCTGGTTCAAGAAGGTGCAGCGCTATGACAACCACACCGTGAGCCGCAGACAGGCGCGCCAGGACGTGACCGGCCCGCTGCCCCGCGTGATCGACGACGAGCGCGAGCATGTGCAGTCGCGCACCGTCTCGCTGCTGGCCGGCAAGAGCGGCGTGAAGACGCTGGATTTGCCCCAACCTGCCAGCAACGATGTGCGGCCCTTCGAGGTGGTGGGCATCCCGCTCACGCCGGGCTTTCATGTGGTGGAGATCGCATCGCAAAAGCTCGGCGCGTCGCTGCTGGACGAGCGCCTGGGCGACAGCCGCACGATGTATGTGCGCACCTCGGCCCTGGTCACCAACCTGGGCGTTCACTTCAAGCTGGGCCGCGAGAACGCCATGGCCTGGGTGACCACACTGGACAAGGGCCAGCCCGTGCAGGGCGCCACGGTGCGCGTGAGCGACTGCAAGGGCAACGAGCTGACCAACGCCACCACCGATGCCAACGGCGTGGCCCGCATCGAAGGGCTGTCGTCCGACCCCACCCGCTGCAGCGAAGAGGGCTACTACGGTGACGGTGGCAACGCCTACTTTGTGAGCGCGCGACACAACGGTGCCGATGGCGTGGAGGACATGGCCTTCACCTGGAGCGACTGGCAGCGCGGCATCGAACCCTGGCGCTTCAACGTACCCACCAGCAGCGACCCACGCCCGGACGAGCATGCCCACACCATCTTTGACCGCACCCTGTTCCGCGCGGGTGAGACCGTGTCGATGAAGCACCTGGTGCGCGCACAGACCCGCCAGGGCTTTGCGTTGCCGCAGGCCGTGCCGGAGACCCTTGTCATCACCCACGTGGGCAGCGGCCAGCAGTTCACACAGCCGCTGGCCTGGCGTGGCACCGCCACTGGCGGGCAGAGCGCGCAGAGCACCTTCGCCATACCCCCCGCGGCCAAGCTGGGCGTGTACCAGGTGGAGCTGCGCAGCGACACCGAGCGCGGCCGCAGCTTCAGCTCGGGCGAATTCCGCGTGGAGGAGTTCCGCCTGCCCGTGCTGGAAGGGCGCATCACGCCGGTAGACAAGAAGGCGCTGGTGCGCGTGCGCTCGGTGCCCACCGATGTGCAGGTCAACTACGTGGCGGGCGGCGCCGCGGCCAACCTGCCGGTGCGCGTGTCGGCCCTGGTGCGCGGCAAGTACCTGCAGTACGACGACTACGACACCTTCAGCTTCAACCCGCCGCGCAAGCGCGAGCAGAGCAATGCCAGCAGCGACGATGAAGAAGCCACGGCCAGCCAGGACGCCCGCGTGATCGCCGACAAGCTGCCGCTGACGCTGGACCGCAATGGCGCGGGCAAGGTCACCATCGAGAACGTGCCCCAGATACGCCAGCCGCAGGAGCTGGTGCTGGAGGCCACCTATGCCGACCCCAATGGCGAGGTGCAGACGATCCGCAGCACGCAGAACCTGTGGCCCGCGGGCGTCGTGGCCGGCATCAAGACCGAAGGCTGGGTGTCGGCGCGCCAGAAGATCCGCTTCCAGGCCCTGGCGCTGCAGCACAGTGGCAAGCCGGCGGCCGACACCTCGCTGCAGGTGCAGGCGATGGCCCGCATCACCACCAGCACGCGCAAGCGCATGGTGGGCGGCTTCTACAGCTACGACAACCAGACCGAGACCAAAGACCTGGGCACGCTGTGCAGCGGCAAGAGCGACGCGCGCGGCCTGCTGCTGTGCGAATCCAAGCTCGACGAACCCGGCGAGGTGGAGCTGGTGGTGACGGCCACCGACAAGGACGGCAATACCAGCGTGGCCGCGTCGTCGGTATGGGTCACGCGCCAGGGCGAGCTGTGGTTTGGTGGCGAAGACCACGACCGCATCGACCTGCTGGCCGAGAAGAAAAGCTACCAGCCCGGCGAAACCGCCAGGTTCCAGGTGCGCATGCCGTTCCGCTTTGCCACCGCGCTGGTGGCGGTGGAGCGCGAGGGCATCATCGACACGCAGGTGGTGCAGCTCAACGGCCAGGACCCCACGGTGAGCCTGAAAGTGCAGCCCGACTGGGGCCCCAACGTGTACGTGAGCGTGCTGGCCCTGCGCGGCCGCCTGCGCGAGGTGCCGTGGTACAGCTTCTTCACCTGGGGCTTCAAGGCACCGCGCGAGTGGTGGACGTCCTTCTGGTACGAGGGCAAGGAATACCAGGCGCCCACCGCGCTGGTGGATCTTTCCAAACCCGCATTCCGCCTCGGCGTGGCCGAGATCCGCGTGGGCACGCAGGCCCACCAGATCGACGTGAAGGTGCAGGCCGACAAGGAAAGCTACGCCGTGCGCGGCAAGGCCCAGGTCACCATCACCGCCACGCTGCCCGGCGGCAAACCCGCCGCCAACGCCGAGGTGGCCCTGGCCGCCGTGGACCAGGCCCTGCTGGAACTGATGCCCAACACCAGCTGGAACCTGCTCGAAGCCATGCTGCAGCGGCGCAGCTGGGGCGTGGAGACCGCCACCGCGCAGATGGAAATCATCGGCCGCCGCCACTATGGCAAGAAGGCGGTGCCCGCGGGCGGCGGCGGCGGCAAGGCGCAGACGCGCGAACTGCTCGACACCCTGCTGCTGTGGGAGCCCGCCATCAAGCTGGACGCCAACGGCCAGGCCAGGGTGACGGTGCCGCTCAACGATGCACTGACCACGTTCAAGATCGTGGCTGTGGCCGATGCCGCCACCGGCCTCTTCGGCACGGGCAGCACCAGCATCCGCGCCACGCAGGACTTGCAGATCATCAGCGGCCTGCCGCCCCTGGTGCGCGAGGACGACCAGTTCCGCGCGCAGATCACGCTGCGCAACACCACCAAGACGGCGATGAAGGTGGAGGTGGCGCCGCGCGCCACGCTGCTTCAGCTTTCGCCGCAGACGATCGATATCCCGCCTGACGAAGCGCGTGAGGTGGCGTGGAACGTGACAGCCCCTGTGCAGCTAGCGCAAACGCGCGCCGAGTCCATCCTGTGGGAGATCGAGGCCAAGGACACCGTGGGCGGCGCGCGCGATGCGCTCAAAGCCAGCCAGAAGCTGATCCCGGCCGTTCCGCTCACGGTGCAGCAGGCCACGCTGGTGCAGGTGGACGGCAGCTTCAACCTGGACGTGAACCCGCCAGCGGACGCCATCCCCGGCCGGGGCGGCCTCAAGATGTCGCTGCAGCCCAAGCTGGCCGAAGGCCTGCCCGGCGTGCGCGACTGGTGGGCGCGCTACCCGTTTGCCTGCCTGGAGCAAAAGACCAGCAAGGCCGTGGGCCTGCGCGACGGTGCGCTGTGGCAGACCGTGGTGGCGCAGCTGCCCACGTACCTCGACAGCGACGGCCTGGCCAACTACTTCCCGCCGCGCGACGGTGATGCCAACCGCGGCAGCGACACGCTCACCGCCTACCTGCTGGCCGCCACGCACGAGGCAGCCAGCATCAACCCCGCGTTTGCGCTGCCCGACGAAGCCCGCGCGCCCATGGAGCGTGGTCTGATCGCCTTTGTGGAAGGCCGCATCCAGCGCAGCTTCTGGAGCCCCCGCAAAGACCTGGACATGCGCAAGGTGGCCGCGCTGGAAGCGCTGTCGCGCTATGGCAAGGCCCAGGGCCGCATGGTCAGCAGCATCACCATTGCGCCCAACCAGTGGCCCACCCACACGGTGATCGACTGGGTCAATGTGCTCAAGCGCGTGGCCGATGTGCCCCAGCGCGACCAGCGCCTGGCCGAGGCCATGCAGATACTGCGTGCGCGCCTGTCGTTCCAGGGCTCCAAACTCGTTTTCAGCACCGAGCAAGACGACTACTGGTGGTGGCTGATGCAAAACGGCGACGTGAACACCGCGCGCCTGATGCTGGCGGTGATGGACGACCCGGCATGGAAGGACGACATGGGGCGCCTGGCCAACGGCTTCATCAGCCGCCAGCAGGCGGGCGCCTGGCACACCACCACGGCCAACCTGTGGGGCGCTCTGGCGCTGGAAAAATTCAGCGCCAGGTTCGAGGCCACGCCGGTTTCGGGCACCACCCGCGCTGCGATGGGCGGCAACACCGCCAGCGTGGACTGGAGCAAGGTGGAGCGCGTGAAGGTAAGCGACGCCACGGGCGCCGCGCACCAGAACGGCATGGAAGGAACACGGGGCGTTCCGTGGTTCGGCGCGCCCGCGTCGCCCGGCAACTTGCGCAACAACGACATGTTCCTGGCCTGGGGCAAGGCGGGCGGCAAGGAGAACCTGGCGGTCACGCACCAGGGCCCGGGCAAGCCCTGGCTCACGCTGCAGTCGGTGGCGGCCGTGCAGCTCAAGGCGCCGTTCTCGGCCGGGTACACCATCACCAAGACCGTGACGCCCGTGGAGCAGGCCAACAAGTCGCTGCCCGCCGGCCAGTACACGCGCGGCGACGTGCTGCGCGTGAAGCTGGAGGTGAATGCCAGCGCCGATATGACCTGGGTGGCCATCACCGACCCGATCCCGGGCGGCGCCACCATCCTGGGCAGTGGGCTGGGCCGCGACTCGCAGATCGCCACGCAGGGCGAGCGGCGCAGCGGCGCGGGCTGGCCCGCGTTCGAGGAGCGCAGCTTCGAGTCCTTCCGCAGCTACTACGAGTACCTGCCCAAGGGCACGGTCACCATGGAATACACCGTGCGGCTGAACAACGTGGGCGACTTCGCTCTGCCCCCGAGCCGCGTGGAGGCGCTGTACGCGCCCGAGATGTTTGGCGAGGCGCCGAACGCGCGGGTGAAGGTAGAGCCGGTGAAGTGAGCAGGCACCGCTGCGCAGCCCAATCCCTCCGCCCTGCCTAAGCCGCGTTGCCGTGGCCTGAGGGCCTGGCGTGCAGGCGCAGACCCTCGAAATACGAAGCCGCCATGGCCGCAACCGCTGCCAGCACGAGCTCTACCCAGACAAACGGGGTTGAGCGCGCCAGTCTGTACAACATGGAAAGTGCCTTGGAGCGCACCAGCGCCACCCCGGCCGCCACCAGCAAGGCCCCGATGGCGGGGTACACGAAGGGCTTGTACCAGAGCACGGAGGACGAATAGATTGGACCCGCCCAGCCCATCCCCAGCGGCGCAGCCCACAGCGTGGCACCCCAGCTGAGCTCGCGGGCGGCCAGTACCAGCCACACCATGACAGCGGGGTAGCCCAGGGCCGCACGGCCGGTGCGCGCAAACCACCACGCCAGCCCGGCGCC from Acidovorax sp. FHTAMBA carries:
- a CDS encoding branched-chain amino acid ABC transporter substrate-binding protein, producing MNKLRSVGLKKGATALRQSAFALAIALGSALAPASASWAQTAAAVAPAKPVKVALIESLSGAFANTGEAVYRNIYWALERVNARGGVQLPAAVGGPRPLALERYDSKGQNEEALSALRAAIDDGAQVILQGNSSATAAVLIEAINKHNEREPSKRVIFLNYSAVDPILTNEKCSFWHFRFDAHADMRMAALMEVMREDLGLKSVYLIGQDYSFGQAVLREAKKQLAAQRPDVAVVGDELHPVGRVKDFAPYAVKIKTSGAQAVVTGNWGNDLTLLVKAAREVGYEGSFYTFYGNALGAPAAIGDAGIGKVVAVADWLPNVPGAQSEAFYQSFRTRFPKPQDDYVHMRMQLMVEALAQSIERAGSTDAVAVARQMESANVQLSGQGGSMRAADHQFQQALVVGVMDKKGAPGVKFDVEGSGYGFRVVRQIPAAKAQQPHSCNMQRY
- a CDS encoding Hsp20/alpha crystallin family protein; translation: MIFAPVIRRAAYAQAPRPADLALQRFLLGTVAESAASRSAGCTVTQDDKATTLQLDVPGLTREQLQIRIEGNVVRLHSVEGAPRRVQRAWELASDIDAAQSTAKLENGVLTLSLAKLAPEDKSVQLLVQ
- a CDS encoding GGDEF domain-containing protein, which produces MASLENLSAAHATLLVGILLELFVALGWLLVAALLAPARRAAVQWAGFAFLQGLAFVVYLNMGRWPDIHGHAVSNLLLVAALLLQVRGLQVITGKPPAEHALLALLVFGALIQWVWISHEHSAWRMAATSLLASGLCGFAAVAMLQCIRHESAHAPRVLGAFLCAPSAIASGLLVIRAIFVLQHPERVIREDSLNQSLGVLGSMGWLFFSVGMSLALAGVVLYKLQRKLSQAATHDALTGLPNRRAADDFMAHEALLAQRRGAPLSALMVDIDFFKRVNDQHGHAAGDHVLQTLAQLLKRRARASDLVARWGGEEFLVLLPDTSPEGAQQVGEQLRLAVQEAPFRWQDTAIPVTVSIGAATWSSGPFHANALIASADGALYQAKSNGRNRVCVAAPAAASIHG
- a CDS encoding MG2 domain-containing protein; the protein is MATLLWGGLLLATPAQALQIVSFSPQGEVARVRQMVAKFDAAAVNFGDPKAPAPFTLSCSDAEATKGTARWTGEREWVFDFERDLPPGVRCTATARPGFKSASGADLTGAKSYQFNSGGPFVQHIRPGTYQAIDEEQFFVLQLNGPATLASVQANVWCTADGVGERIPVRLIDGTERTDVLKALGLDKRAAQSPLQYLTVACNRRLTSGSRMQLVYGKGVATPSGVPNAIDKRYDYQVREPFAAEFSCERENAQAACWPILPMTLSFNAPVPRTLAEGIRLKSAKETLKPRLDGDTPGRKVDPDALLSSVQFGPGLAENTAFSIELPKDFQDASGRKLRNADNFPLKVSTGGTPPLAKFAAAPFGIVERFAEGPAADKPPALLPVTLRNVEAALRVQGLQPGAAPAGKVSTLKPRTDADIIAWFKKVQRYDNHTVSRRQARQDVTGPLPRVIDDEREHVQSRTVSLLAGKSGVKTLDLPQPASNDVRPFEVVGIPLTPGFHVVEIASQKLGASLLDERLGDSRTMYVRTSALVTNLGVHFKLGRENAMAWVTTLDKGQPVQGATVRVSDCKGNELTNATTDANGVARIEGLSSDPTRCSEEGYYGDGGNAYFVSARHNGADGVEDMAFTWSDWQRGIEPWRFNVPTSSDPRPDEHAHTIFDRTLFRAGETVSMKHLVRAQTRQGFALPQAVPETLVITHVGSGQQFTQPLAWRGTATGGQSAQSTFAIPPAAKLGVYQVELRSDTERGRSFSSGEFRVEEFRLPVLEGRITPVDKKALVRVRSVPTDVQVNYVAGGAAANLPVRVSALVRGKYLQYDDYDTFSFNPPRKREQSNASSDDEEATASQDARVIADKLPLTLDRNGAGKVTIENVPQIRQPQELVLEATYADPNGEVQTIRSTQNLWPAGVVAGIKTEGWVSARQKIRFQALALQHSGKPAADTSLQVQAMARITTSTRKRMVGGFYSYDNQTETKDLGTLCSGKSDARGLLLCESKLDEPGEVELVVTATDKDGNTSVAASSVWVTRQGELWFGGEDHDRIDLLAEKKSYQPGETARFQVRMPFRFATALVAVEREGIIDTQVVQLNGQDPTVSLKVQPDWGPNVYVSVLALRGRLREVPWYSFFTWGFKAPREWWTSFWYEGKEYQAPTALVDLSKPAFRLGVAEIRVGTQAHQIDVKVQADKESYAVRGKAQVTITATLPGGKPAANAEVALAAVDQALLELMPNTSWNLLEAMLQRRSWGVETATAQMEIIGRRHYGKKAVPAGGGGGKAQTRELLDTLLLWEPAIKLDANGQARVTVPLNDALTTFKIVAVADAATGLFGTGSTSIRATQDLQIISGLPPLVREDDQFRAQITLRNTTKTAMKVEVAPRATLLQLSPQTIDIPPDEAREVAWNVTAPVQLAQTRAESILWEIEAKDTVGGARDALKASQKLIPAVPLTVQQATLVQVDGSFNLDVNPPADAIPGRGGLKMSLQPKLAEGLPGVRDWWARYPFACLEQKTSKAVGLRDGALWQTVVAQLPTYLDSDGLANYFPPRDGDANRGSDTLTAYLLAATHEAASINPAFALPDEARAPMERGLIAFVEGRIQRSFWSPRKDLDMRKVAALEALSRYGKAQGRMVSSITIAPNQWPTHTVIDWVNVLKRVADVPQRDQRLAEAMQILRARLSFQGSKLVFSTEQDDYWWWLMQNGDVNTARLMLAVMDDPAWKDDMGRLANGFISRQQAGAWHTTTANLWGALALEKFSARFEATPVSGTTRAAMGGNTASVDWSKVERVKVSDATGAAHQNGMEGTRGVPWFGAPASPGNLRNNDMFLAWGKAGGKENLAVTHQGPGKPWLTLQSVAAVQLKAPFSAGYTITKTVTPVEQANKSLPAGQYTRGDVLRVKLEVNASADMTWVAITDPIPGGATILGSGLGRDSQIATQGERRSGAGWPAFEERSFESFRSYYEYLPKGTVTMEYTVRLNNVGDFALPPSRVEALYAPEMFGEAPNARVKVEPVK